One Glycine max cultivar Williams 82 chromosome 8, Glycine_max_v4.0, whole genome shotgun sequence genomic window, TGGTTATAGATTCACATAAACTCAAATAACTATCAAATGTGAACTAAAAacatcataagtttttttttttcccgtaATTGTTATTAACTAtacaaattttaatctaatatttaggCAATACTAGTCTACAAACTTCCTACAAAACCACTTACATTAACATTGTTTCTTATGGCGAGCTGTTTTAAGAAAATCATACATGATAGAGCTCAATGGTAATgggaaatatatgaaaaaaatatgttttttttttttgcatataacATGTATAtagaatatgttttattttttttgaaaaacaatagAGATAGGTATTTATAAGtaacaatattttaatacttattaaCCAAATCCACCTTTGTTGCTTCTCTAGGCAGCTAATCTCATATTTGAGTCTGAGGGCTCCAGCCTTTTGGgtataaaaaaacacttttctaATATTCTACTTTgaagtatataaaatatttttcttaatcttatcttattaatataaaatataaaatctctTACAATATTTTCACAcgtgtataataaaaaaataatttcacaacagaaaatatttataagaacaGAAAAACTGGTGTTTTATCACGGAAAACTCTAGAAAGgccaaaaaaatattgctgAAAACTTGGAATCTTAAAAATCAAACAGAAGGGACgattttattttcccttcacGAAATTAAAGGATAACCAACgctttgaattttataatatatgttttatgCACAAATAATACTTGcagtttttttctctctcaggATATATATGGAAAGTTaaagattaaatataattatttaatatgcgGTGTCTACAACATAtatatcaaagaaaaagaaaagaaaaggatctaccagaaaagaaaagagataattaggcaaataacatttttttacaaacttatATAACCAATAAGTATTTGCCTTTTATATCTTCATCTAATTTTTCAGTATTcatctaataatatattatctatttttttctgaCATTAATATTATTAGGAAGTTTACTCATCAAAAACATTAATCTTTATCTGAAATTATAAAagaacacaaaataaatatttttctccaaacacaatatatcaattatgtattactatctattattatattaaactattagtaataataacaatatttaattttattgaatttttgatAAGTAGTTTGTTGTGAATATATAGAAGGGTATTGGAATTGTAAACCACGTTATTGTGTGCAGCTTCTTCCTCAGTTGGGTTTCTTCTCGCTTCCTCTaatcttctctctcttcactttaactttaattttctcATTTCGTTCCAGAATTGGGATCAATTCTTGATTATTGGTCGGGGATTGATCAAGTCGCCgagtctctttcttttcttccctgCGATGCTCTCAGTTCCCACATGAAGTTGAAGAGGAAGAGGGCACTTGAAgtggttagtttttttttttttttttgatgttGTTTTCCGATTGTTTATATATGCCTCGATTTTTCTGTTTGTTGATCAATTTCATGTTTTTTAGTTCCTTCTtttcaattaagtttttttttttttttttgtatttgttgttgGGGTTTATagtgtttcttttttccttttgatttttttgggttGCAActgttttagataatttttttatttttcgatAAATTTTTCACTTGTTAATGTGCAAACTGTTATATGCGATTTTGCTCGGTTCATTGATCGGGGGTCTTTTGATTGTTACTGTTGGGGTTGGGAAGGAAGTGAGGATTTTTTCGACATGAAATTTGACCCTTTTTAAGTTTCGTTTGGCTGTGAAATTGTTGAGTACTTATTGGAATCTTAGTCACTTTTCCTTTCACGTTGTGTATGATCTCACTTAGTCGATCAAGTTTAACggaagagtttttttttctcataaaaggagattttttttgtttgaaattcgtaggtgcagaaaaaaaagtgattgaTACTATTACTTGCAATGTAAATACGGTGATGCTTACATATTGCTTGATTCTTTTTGCATGGATTCATGGAATTTGgctgttgttttattttgaattgaaattaaagGGGAATTGACTTGAAACCAGGGAATAGAATAGCACGGAATAGGgatgttttaatttgtatatcaacTATTATTGTTAAAATGCAACTGTGCATAAACTTTAGGGGTGTTGCTTTACTTGTTTTATGAAATGTACAACACTTTGTCAACTGATGGACTTAATATAAGCTAAGTTGCTGGTTGTAACAATTGATGGACCTATGCATGCGCAATCGTTTAGGAATGTTGCATTTGTAACATGCACTATGGTTTTTCAAAGATCAATAAACATTTTAGTTTCTGATTTTGATTTAGTTCATATTTGATTGTTCCTGATTTTCATGTTTTAATGTGGgatgtgattttcttttttctctttatcttttgCTTCTTCCATCCATATCAAGTCCCAGTTTCACAGTTCCCAATTCGTGATGTCCTTATTACAACTTTATGTATATACTGCACATGCACCTTTTGGGAAATTGACACTTTGAAAGGTGATcttttgttaacaaaaataatcatatgTGTTACACTTCCAAAAATAAGTTATCTGAATGTTAAACCAAAATGTCTTTAGAATGAAAGTTATCCTGTTATGCTGGAGTCAAGTCTATACATAGATGTATTCCCCACATTTTTATGGAGATGGTaatcataattttcttaaattggATTGTAAATGACAATTTTGAAGATGCAACATGTGATGCTATTACTTTTAaagctttttattattttaactctGCCTTTGTTGTTGTTACTGTATTATTTTAGTTCATTGTGGTCATATTGACCCAAATTCATACTGTCAATGCAATACTACAATGCCAGTGGATTAAGTCTAATACTTTGAGAAGAGCTTTGCTTTGAGAACTAGAACTCTGCCTCTCATAAGTTTTCTTTATGTCACTTTGCATTTTCTCAATCGGAAAAACATTTTGTGTGTTGGGTTTTATCACCGTTTTTGTTTATTAGCTGGAAATCAGTTTTAGTGTTTAATATTAGAGTTATGTGTTTATTTCATTTCCATTTGCTCTCTTTCATCTTTTACATTGGTTATGAGTTTAAAGTTATGCTGTGCGCTCTTTTATTATCCTAGTTAAGCTGTTTTGATAGTTGATTATGCTAATTTCAATATGAGCTGAACATCTTGATagatcaattaaaatattgtaccAACCACCTTTTTTGTTGACTGGTTGCAGCCTCCAAAAATTAGATGTTTCATTGATCATGTTACTTCAGTTCCACTTGAGAAGATAGAAGAACCTTTAAAGGGTTTTGTTTGGGAGTTTGATAAGGTATCTTTATGGCCTTGTCTGACACAGACACAACACACATTTGTTTTAATGTGCTTGATTCATTGCTATTTCTTTTCTCGGTGCAGGGGGATTTTCATCACTGGGTTGATCTTTTTAACCATTTCGATTCATTCTTTGAGAAGTATGTAAAACCAAGGAAGGATCTGCAGATTGATGATGATTTTCTGGACTTGGATCCTCCATTCCCCAGAGAATCTGTTCTTCAAATTCTTCGTGTCATCAGAATAATTTTGGATAACTGCACAAATAAGCATTTCTATAGTTCATATGAGGTATGTTATATTTCCTAAAATTATCTTTTCTCACCTTGCTCAGCATAATAAGATGAGAGCTGAGATAGACTTATTGCTTTTGTGTGTATCTGATTttccttgttctcttttttGTTGGTGACCTGTAATAtactaacatttattttatttaacttaatttacTTTGAAATATGTTTCCAATTCATGCCTCTAGCATTGATACTTTGTATGCTTTTTGTGTGTCTGCAGCAGCATCTTTCAGCATTGCTTGCTTCTACTGATCCAGATGTGGTTGAGGCTAGCCTTGAAACTTTGGCTACCTTTTTGAAGAAAACAGTTGGAAAGTACTCCATAAGAGAAACttctttgaattcaaaattgtaTGCTCTTGCCCAAGGATGGGGTGGAAAGGAAGAGGGTCTTGGACTGATTGCATCAGCTGTGCCTAATGGTTGTGACCCTATTGCCTGTGAATTGGGTTGTAcccttcattttgaattttatgcAGTAAATGAGTCAGAAAGTGACGTCAAGGTGACTGAACCCTTGGTCCAAGGCTTGCAAATTATTCACTTATGTGATGTCAACAAATGTGTGGAAACTGATCTTGAGCTTTTGCATAAGTTAGTTACAGAATATAAGGTACCTGCCAGTTTAAGATTTTCTTTATTGACAAGACTGCGGTTTGCTAGGGCTTTTGGTTCTTTGGCTTCTAGACAGCAATATACATGCATTCGCTTGTATGCCTTCATAGTTCTAATTCAAGCATGTGCTGATGCTGATGACCTGGTTTGGTTCTTCAATGCGGAGCCTGGATTCATCAATGAATTAGTATCATTGCTGAGCTATGAAGATGCAGTTTTGGAAAAAATTCGGATTTTATGTTTGCACTCGTTAGCTGCTCTTTGCCAAGATCGTTCCCGTCAACAGTCAGTACAGACTGCAGTTACATCTGGTGGGCACCGTGGCATTTTATCTAGTCTGATGCAAAAAGCCATTGACTCCGTTACTAGTGATACCTCAAAATGGTCAGTTCATTTTGCAGAGGCACTATTGTCTCTTGTCACTGTGTTGGTTTCGACATCGTCTGGGTGCTCTGCCATGCGTGAAGCAGGATTTATTCCTACCCTGCTACCTCTCCTTAAAGATACAAATCCACAGCACTTGCATTTGGTTGAAAAGGCTGTGCGCATTTTAGAAGCTTTTATGGATTACAGTAATCCAGCTGCTGCTCTGTTCAGAGATTTGGGAGGTTTGGATGATACCATATCTCGCCTAAAGATTGAAGTTTCCAATGTAGAAAATGGTGGAAAGCCGCCAGATGATAATTCTGAGTCTAGTGCAAGAAGTGTAAATATGGTTGGAAGTTCTTCAACTGGGCTAGACGATACACAACCTTTGTATTCTGAACCATTAATTTCATATCACCGTCGGTTGCTGATGAAAGCTTTATTGCGTGCTATATCCTTGGGAACTTATGCCCCTGGAAATACTGCTCGTATCTATGGATCTGAAGAGAATGTGCTGCCTCATTGCTTATGCATAATTTTTAGAAGAGCAAAAGATTTTGGTGGTGGAGTTTTTTCTCTTGCAGCTACTGTCATGAGTGACTTAATACAAAAGGATCCTACATGTTTTCCTGTTTTAGATTCAGCTGGTCTTCCGTCTGCCTTCTTGGATGCTATAATGGATGATGTTCTCAACTCTGCAGATGCCATTACCTGCATCCCCCAGTGTTTGGATGCCTTATGCTTAAATAGTAATGGCCTGCAGGCTGTGAAAGATAGAAACTCTCTGAGGTGTTTTGTGAAAGTGTTTACTTCTAGAACATATTTGCGTGCTCTTGCAGGGGACACACCTGCATCTTTGTCTAGTGGACTGGATGAATTAATGCGCCATGCTTCCTCATTGCGTGGCCCTGGAGTGGAAATGTTAGTTGAGATTCTGGAAACTATCTCAAAAATTGGTTCTGCAGTGGATTCGTCATCCTTGAGTCCTGATCCATGCTCTTCAACCTCTGTTCCTATGGAAATGGATGGTGAGGACAAGAGTTTGATCTTGCCTAATAACAAGGAGTCATCCAAGGCTGATGACACAGAGCAGACAACTGAGCCATCTCCTGATGTGCCAATTGTAAATGTCGAGCCATTTCTTCCAGATTGTGTTAACAATATTGCTCGTCTACTTGAGACAATTCTTCAGAATGCCGATACATGTCGTATATTTGTTGAGAAAAAGGGAATTGAAGCTATTCTGCAGTTAGTTGCCTTACCTTTAATGCCACCTTCTATTTCTGTTGGACAGAGTATATCTGTTGCCTTCAAGAATTTCTCCCCACAGCATTATGTTTCTCTTGCCCGGGCTGTTTGCTCCTTCTTGAGGGAACATCTGAAATCTACCaatgagattttagatttggtGGGGGGAACTCAACTTGCTCTAGTGGAATCTGCAAAGCAGACTAAGGTGTTGAAATATCTTGCTAGCCTGGAAGCTGTCTTAACTCTTTCTGTGTTTTTGTTGAAGGGTTCAACTACTGTTGTCTCTGAACTAAGCACTTCGGATGCTGATGTGTTGAAAGATCTTGGGAAAACATACAAGGAACTAATTTGGCAAATATCATTGTGTAATGATTCTAAGGCCGAGGAAAAGAAGAATGCTGATCAAGAACCTGAGGTTGCACAGGTACCCCCATCTACTGCTGTTGAAAGAGAGAGCGATGATGATTCAAATATTCAGACAGTAAGATCACTGTGGCGTGGAGCACGAGAATTAGTTTCTGTTGTTCGTGGAGAAAGTTTGCACCGCCGAAGTCGGCATGGGTTATCCCGCATACGAGGTGGAAGGACTGGTCGTCACTTGGAAGCTTTAAACATTGATTCAGAAGCAGCTTCTAGTGCTCTGGAAGCACCTTTATCCCAAGATCTGAAAAAGAAAAGCCCTGATGTTCTTGGTTTAGAGATCCTTAACAAACTGGCATCAACATTGCGCTCTTTCTTCACTGCCCTTGTGAAGGGATTCACTTCACCAAATCGTCGCAGAGCTGACTCAGGATCACTTAGTTCAGCTTCAAAGACTCTTGGAGCTGTTTTGGCTACGAATTTTTTCGAGGCTCTTAGTTTTTCTGGGCATTCTACTTATGCTGGACTTGAAATGTCACTTTCTGTGAAATGTAGATATCTTGGGAAGGTTGTGGATGATATGGCTGCTCTCACATTTGACAGCAGGCGCCGGAGTTGTTATACTGCCAtggttaataatttttatgtccATGGAACATTTAAAGAGCTACTCACAACATTTGAAGCTACCAGTCAGTTGCTATGGACACTTCCATACTCTCTTCCATTATCAGATATTGATGTTGGAAAAAAAGGGGAAGGAGGTAAACTGTCCCATAACACATGGCTACTTGATACACTGCAAAGCTACTGTCGTTTGCTTGAGTATTTTGTAAACTCGTCTTTTCTTTTGTCTGCCACCTCGGCATCTCAGACAGAGCTTCTTGTTCAGCCAGTTGCAGTTGGTCTCTCAATTGGACTCTTTCCAGTTCCTAGAGACCCAGAAGTTTTTGTCCGTATGTTACAATCTCAGGTTCTGGATGTAATCCTACCAGTCTGGAATCATCCCATGTTTTGTAGTTGTAGTCCTGGTTTCATTGCATCTATTATTTCCCTTGTTACACATGTATATTCTGGTGTTGGAGATGTCAAGCGTAATCATAGTAACATTGTAGGAAGCACAAACCAGCGTTTCATGCCCCCTCCACCTGATGAGGCAACCATTGCCACTATTGTTGAGATGGGCTTTTCAAGGGCAAGGGCTGAGGAAGCATTGAGAAGAGTTGAAACAAATAGTGTTGAAATGGCCATGGAGTGGCTGTTTAGTCATGCTGATGATCCTGTCCAGGAGGATGATGAACTTGCACGGGCACTTGCTCTGTCCCTAGGAAGCAGTTCTGAATCTACTAAAGCTGAGAGTGCTGAGAAGACTATAGATGTGCTAACTGAAGAGGGACATGTGAAGAAACCTCCGGTTGATGATATACTTGCTGCATCTGTAAAGTTGTTTCAGAGTAGTGATTCAGTGCCATTTCAGTTGACAGATTTGCTTGTAACACTTTGCAGTCAGGGCAAAGGTGATGATCGTCCAAAGGTAATATCTTATCTTCTGCAGCAGCTAAAACTTTGTCCATTGGACTTGTCCCAGGATAACTGTGCATTGAGTGTGTTAGCACATATCTTAGCACTGCTTCTTTTTGAGGATGTAAGTACACGGGAAATTGCTGCTCAGAATGGCATTATATCTACCATTATAGATATCTTGACAAACTTCAAAGGTAGACAGGAGTTGGGGAAAGAAATACCAGTACCTAAATGCATTAGTGCTTTACTACTTATATTGGATCAAATGGTGCAGTCAAGACCGAAAGTTGAAAATATTGAAGGAACCCAGACTGCTTCCCTGCCAGATTCTTCTGGGGAGCAATTTCCTGATACAGTTTTACCAAAGGAAAATAAATCAAATGGGAATGAGAAAGAACCTGCTATGGCTTTTGAGAATATACTGGGAAAATCTACTGGTTTTGCAACTATTGACGAGAGTCGTAAATTGCTGGATATTGCATGTGATCTGATAAAACAGCATGTTCCTGCTGTTGTCATGCAGGCTGTTCTGCAATTATGTGCTCGATTAACAAAAACACATGCTTTAGCTTTACAGTTCCTTGAAAAAGGAAGTCTGGTTGCTCTTTTTAATCTTCCAAGGACTTGCTTTTTCCCTGGGTATGACTCAGTTGTGTCAGCTATAGTCCGGCATCTCCTTGAAGATCCTCAAACACTACAAACAGCCATGGAGTTGGAGATACGACAAACTTTAAGTGGAAATCGCCAATCAGGGCGTGTCTCTCCTCGATCATTTTTGACATCATTGGCACCTGTTATCTCTCGGGATCCTATGGTTTTCATGAAAGCTGCAGCAGCAGTTTGTCAGATAGAAACATCAGGGGGAAGGACTGTTGTTGTGTTGtccaaggagaaagaaaaatcaaaatcatcaaGTGTTGAGGTTGGGTTATCTTCAAATGAATGTGTCCGGATACCTGAAAGCAAGCCACATGATGGACCGGGGAAATGTTTGAAAAGCCACAAAAAGGTTCCCGTTAATCTCACTCAAGTAATTGATCAGCTTCTTGAGATTGTGCTTAAGTACCCACTTGTGAAAGGTCAGGAAGATTCTGAGTGTGACTCAACTTCCATGGACATAGATGAGCCTACCATGAAGGTGAAGGGTAAATCTAAGGTTGAAGAGGCTGGGATATTAGAGCCTGAATCTGAAAGGTCTACAGGACTGGTGAAGGTGACTTTTGTCCTCAAGTTATTGAGTGACATTCTTCTAATGTATGGGCATGCAGTAGGTGTCATACTCAGACGTGATTCTGAAATGTGTCAATTCCGTGGATCTAATCAGCCTTCTGGACATAGTGGTATTATTCATCACGTATTACATCGGTTGTTACCTCTCTCTGTTGATAAATCTGCCGGACCTGATGATTGGAGAGGTAAGTTGTCTGAAAAGGCTTCATGGTTTTTGGTAGTTTTGTGTGGTCGATCTGGTGAAGGGCGCAAACGAGTGACAAATGAACTTGTTAAAGAATTGATGTCTTTTTCAAATCTGGAGAGCAATTCAATGAAAAACAGCTTATTGCCAGATAAAAGGCTATTCACTTTTGTTGATCTAGTGTATTctattttgtcaaaaaattcGTCATCTGGTAGCCTACCTGGTACTGGATATTCACCTGATATTGCAAAAAGCATGATAGATGGTGGAATCATTCAGTGGCTAACTAGTATTCTGCAAGTGGTTGATTTGGATCATCCTGATGCACCCAAAATTGTGAATCTTATACTCAAAGGTTTAGAAGGTCTTACAAGAGCTGCCAATGCAAGTGAGCAAATCTTTAAATCTGATGGAACTGAAAAGAAAAGATCTGCTGGTTTAAATGATAGATCTGATGATCAAATAACAGCACCATCTGCAGCTGAAGCAGTGGCACATGATCAGAATGTGGGCAGTCAAGAAGCAATCAGAGATACAATGGATAATGCACTTGATCAAGGAACTTCTCAAGGTGATGATCGTGCTGATAATCCAAATCAATCAATGGAACAAGATATGAGAGTAGAAGAACGGGGAGTAATGGCTCAAAACCCATCAATGGAACTTGGAATGGACTTCATGCGAGAAGAGATGGGAGAAGGTGGTGTCTTGCACAACCCAGATCAAATTGAGATGACTTTTCATGTTGAGAATAGGGCTCATGATGACATgggtgatgaagatgatgatatgGGTGACGAAGGTGATGAGGATGAGGATGATGATGAGGGAGAGGATGAGGACGAGGATATAGCAGAAGATGGTGGGGGCATGATGTCCTTGGCAGACACTGATGTGGAGGATCATGATGATGTTGGCTTTGGAGATGAATACAATGATGAGATgattgatgaagatgatgatgattttcaTGAGAATCGTGTTATAGAGGTGAGGTGGAGGGAAGCTCTTGATGGCTTGGATCACTTGCAGATACTTGGCCAACCTGGATTTATAGATGTGGCTGCTGAGCCTTTTGAAGGTGTTAATGTGGATGACCTTTTTCGTCTTCAGAGTTTTGAACGCCGCCGTCAGACTGGTAGGTCTTCCTTTGAGAGATCTGCCACAGAAGTAAATGGTTTTCAACATCCTCTCCTTGTTAGACCTCCACCATCTGGCGATTTTGTCTCAATGTGGTCGTCAAGTGGTAATTCTGCATCCCGAGATTCAGAAACCCTGCCATCTGGGAATCTTGATGTGGCCCATTTCTACATGTTTGATGCACCTATTCTTCCATATGATCATGTGCCAAGTAGTCTGTTTGGAGACCGTTTGGGTGGTGCAGCACCTCCACCTCTAACAGATTATTCTGTGGGTATGGGCTCATTGCATCTACCTGGAAGAAGAGTGTTAGGTAATGGTAGGTGGACTGATGATGGTCAGCCACAAGGAAGTGCTCAAGCCGCTGCCATTGCGCAAGCAGTAGAGGAACAATTCCTAGCTCAACTGTGCAGTGTAGCTCCTGAAAGCAGTCCTGTTGAACGACAGTTACAGAATTCTGGAGAACAAGAGAACAAGTCTGATGCTCTTGCATCACATGATGATCCAATATTGACTGCTGGAACTGACTCTACTTCTCAGCAGATTGATAGTCAGGAGCAAGAAAATGGTAATGGAATCAGAGCTCAGCAAATCAATGATGGTGCTCTTTGTGAGGAAGAGATAAATGTAGACTCTGGTGCTCAAGATACAGCTGAAGACCTGCAAGCTAATGAGCCTATGTTGGTTCAACCAGTTTCATTGACTATCATGCCAAATGGTCTTGATTGCACAGTGATTGAAGAAAATGCCACTCATGATGAGAATGTAGAAATAGCTCAGGCATTTGTCAATTCATCTATTAATTCTGATGCTGCTATACAATGTGAAAGTGGTGCTGATGTTCCTACTAGCATCCACAATGTGCCAGTTGAGTCCATGGAATGCAATGGATCATCAAATGCTGACGGGCAGCCTCCTAATGTTGAGTTAGGGGACTCTGGTTTTGAAACTCTTAATCCAGGTGATTCCCATGCATCATCAATTTATGCTAGTGCTGATGTTGATATGGGTGGTACTGATGCTGAAGGAAATCAATCAGAGCAACCAACTGTATCTGAAGACAGGAGGGATGAGATGTTATCAACTCAGAACACTGAGGTTGCTCCAGATGCAACTCAGGCCGACCAAGTTAGTGCAAATAATGAAGCTTCCGGTGCTAATACTATCGACCCTACCTTTTTGGAGGCTCTGCCTGAAGATCTTCGGGCAGAAGTTCTGGCATCCCAACAAGCTCAGTCTGTTCAACCTCCAGCTTATGCACCACCTTCTGCAGAAGATATTGATCCCGAGTTTTTAGCTGCTCTTCCTCCAGATATTCAAGCAGAAGTTTTGGCCCAACAAAGAGCTCAAAGGGTTGCCCAGCAGGCTGAAGGACAGCCAGTTGACATGGATAATGCCTCTATAATTGCTACTTTTCCTGCTGATTTGCGTGAAGAGgtttaaatctttattttctgttgtgcacttattttgtgaaaatatgACATGATTATAACCCTTGTATTTTGCTTTGTACTAGGTTCTTTTGACTTCTTCGGAAGCTGTTCTGTCAGCACTACCATCCCCGTTGCTTGCAGAAGCTCAAATATTGAGGGATCGAGCAATGAGTCATTATCAAGCTCGCAGCCTTTTCGGGAGCAGCCACAGGCTTAACAATCGAAGAAATGGTCTTGGATTTGACCAGCGACCTGTGATGGATCGGGGTGTTGGAGTTACAATAGGGAGGAGATCTGTTCTTACAGATAGCTTGAAGGTGAAGGAGATTGAAGGTGAGCCACTACTTGATGGAAATGCATTAAAAGCTTTGATCCGGCTTCTACGACTGTCACAGGTAACTCTGTT contains:
- the LOC100819012 gene encoding E3 ubiquitin-protein ligase UPL1 isoform X2; this encodes MKLKRKRALEVPPKIRCFIDHVTSVPLEKIEEPLKGFVWEFDKGDFHHWVDLFNHFDSFFEKYVKPRKDLQIDDDFLDLDPPFPRESVLQILRVIRIILDNCTNKHFYSSYEHLSALLASTDPDVVEASLETLATFLKKTVGKYSIRETSLNSKLYALAQGWGGKEEGLGLIASAVPNGCDPIACELGCTLHFEFYAVNESESDVKVTEPLVQGLQIIHLCDVNKCVETDLELLHKLVTEYKVPASLRFSLLTRLRFARAFGSLASRQQYTCIRLYAFIVLIQACADADDLVWFFNAEPGFINELVSLLSYEDAVLEKIRILCLHSLAALCQDRSRQQSVQTAVTSGGHRGILSSLMQKAIDSVTSDTSKWSVHFAEALLSLVTVLVSTSSGCSAMREAGFIPTLLPLLKDTNPQHLHLVEKAVRILEAFMDYSNPAAALFRDLGGLDDTISRLKIEVSNVENGGKPPDDNSESSARSVNMVGSSSTGLDDTQPLYSEPLISYHRRLLMKALLRAISLGTYAPGNTARIYGSEENVLPHCLCIIFRRAKDFGGGVFSLAATVMSDLIQKDPTCFPVLDSAGLPSAFLDAIMDDVLNSADAITCIPQCLDALCLNSNGLQAVKDRNSLRCFVKVFTSRTYLRALAGDTPASLSSGLDELMRHASSLRGPGVEMLVEILETISKIGSAVDSSSLSPDPCSSTSVPMEMDGEDKSLILPNNKESSKADDTEQTTEPSPDVPIVNVEPFLPDCVNNIARLLETILQNADTCRIFVEKKGIEAILQLVALPLMPPSISVGQSISVAFKNFSPQHYVSLARAVCSFLREHLKSTNEILDLVGGTQLALVESAKQTKVLKYLASLEAVLTLSVFLLKGSTTVVSELSTSDADVLKDLGKTYKELIWQISLCNDSKAEEKKNADQEPEVAQVPPSTAVERESDDDSNIQTVRSLWRGARELVSVVRGESLHRRSRHGLSRIRGGRTGRHLEALNIDSEAASSALEAPLSQDLKKKSPDVLGLEILNKLASTLRSFFTALVKGFTSPNRRRADSGSLSSASKTLGAVLATNFFEALSFSGHSTYAGLEMSLSVKCRYLGKVVDDMAALTFDSRRRSCYTAMVNNFYVHGTFKELLTTFEATSQLLWTLPYSLPLSDIDVGKKGEGGKLSHNTWLLDTLQSYCRLLEYFVNSSFLLSATSASQTELLVQPVAVGLSIGLFPVPRDPEVFVRMLQSQVLDVILPVWNHPMFCSCSPGFIASIISLVTHVYSGVGDVKRNHSNIVGSTNQRFMPPPPDEATIATIVEMGFSRARAEEALRRVETNSVEMAMEWLFSHADDPVQEDDELARALALSLGSSSESTKAESAEKTIDVLTEEGHVKKPPVDDILAASVKLFQSSDSVPFQLTDLLVTLCSQGKGDDRPKVISYLLQQLKLCPLDLSQDNCALSVLAHILALLLFEDVSTREIAAQNGIISTIIDILTNFKGRQELGKEIPVPKCISALLLILDQMVQSRPKVENIEGTQTASLPDSSGEQFPDTVLPKENKSNGNEKEPAMAFENILGKSTGFATIDESRKLLDIACDLIKQHVPAVVMQAVLQLCARLTKTHALALQFLEKGSLVALFNLPRTCFFPGYDSVVSAIVRHLLEDPQTLQTAMELEIRQTLSGNRQSGRVSPRSFLTSLAPVISRDPMVFMKAAAAVCQIETSGGRTVVVLSKEKEKSKSSSVEVGLSSNECVRIPESKPHDGPGKCLKSHKKVPVNLTQVIDQLLEIVLKYPLVKGQEDSECDSTSMDIDEPTMKVKGKSKVEEAGILEPESERSTGLVKVTFVLKLLSDILLMYGHAVGVILRRDSEMCQFRGSNQPSGHSGIIHHVLHRLLPLSVDKSAGPDDWRGKLSEKASWFLVVLCGRSGEGRKRVTNELVKELMSFSNLESNSMKNSLLPDKRLFTFVDLVYSILSKNSSSGSLPGTGYSPDIAKSMIDGGIIQWLTSILQVVDLDHPDAPKIVNLILKGLEGLTRAANASEQIFKSDGTEKKRSAGLNDRSDDQITAPSAAEAVAHDQNVGSQEAIRDTMDNALDQGTSQGDDRADNPNQSMEQDMRVEERGVMAQNPSMELGMDFMREEMGEGGVLHNPDQIEMTFHVENRAHDDMGDEDDDMGDEGDEDEDDDEGEDEDEDIAEDGGGMMSLADTDVEDHDDVGFGDEYNDEMIDEDDDDFHENRVIEVRWREALDGLDHLQILGQPGFIDVAAEPFEGVNVDDLFRLQSFERRRQTGRSSFERSATEVNGFQHPLLVRPPPSGDFVSMWSSSGNSASRDSETLPSGNLDVAHFYMFDAPILPYDHVPSSLFGDRLGGAAPPPLTDYSVGMGSLHLPGRRVLGNGRWTDDGQPQGSAQAAAIAQAVEEQFLAQLCSVAPESSPVERQLQNSGEQENKSDALASHDDPILTAGTDSTSQQIDSQEQENGNGIRAQQINDGALCEEEINVDSGAQDTAEDLQANEPMLVQPVSLTIMPNGLDCTVIEENATHDENVEIAQAFVNSSINSDAAIQCESGADVPTSIHNVPVESMECNGSSNADGQPPNVELGDSGFETLNPGDSHASSIYASADVDMGGTDAEGNQSEQPTVSEDRRDEMLSTQNTEVAPDATQADQVSANNEASGANTIDPTFLEALPEDLRAEVLASQQAQSVQPPAYAPPSAEDIDPEFLAALPPDIQAEVLAQQRAQRVAQQAEGQPVDMDNASIIATFPADLREEVLLTSSEAVLSALPSPLLAEAQILRDRAMSHYQARSLFGSSHRLNNRRNGLGFDQRPVMDRGVGVTIGRRSVLTDSLKVKEIEGEPLLDGNALKALIRLLRLSQPLGKGLLQRLLLNLCAHSVTRATLIYLLLDMIKSEAEGSVGRPATLNSQRLFGCHSNTVYGRSQLLDGLPPLVFRRILEILTYLATNHSAVAKMLFHFDQSVIPDSSSPVKVHMNEKGKEKVIEGGPSPNSSGAQTGDVPLVLFLKLLNRPLFLRSNAHLEQVMGLIQVVVDTAASKLESQSQSEKGMADTQNLSTSEAPSNTEKDAALVESDSNQQDKHADVNPCPSEGKKNVDMYNIFLQLPQSDLRNLCSLLGREGLSDKMYMLAGEVVKKLAFIVPSHRKFFTLELSESAHALTGSAISELVTLQKTNMLGLSAGSMAGAAILRVLQALSSLTSLNTLGDMDMENDVDQHDDQATIWNLNTALEPLWQELSNCISAAEMQLGQSSFSSNMSNINVAENLQGSSTSPPLPPGTQRLLPFIEAFFVLCEKLQANESFMQQDHCNATAREVKESAGCSASTSVKIGGDPQRKYDGAITFTRFTEKHRRLSNAFIRQNPGLLEKSLSMMLKAPRLIDFDNKRAYFRSRIRQQHDQHLSGPLRISVRRAYILEDSYNQLRMRPTQDLKGRLNVQFQGEEGIDAGGLTREWYQLLSRVIFDKGALLFTTVGNNATFQPNPNSVYQTEHLSYFKFVGRVVGKALFDGQLLDVYFTRSFYKHILGVKVTYHDIEAVDPDYYKNLKWMLENDVSDIPDLTFSMDADEEKHILYEKNEVTDYELKPGGRNIRVTEETKHEYVDLVAEHLLTNAIRPQINSFLEGFNELVPRELISIFNDKELELLISGLPEIDLDDLKANTEYTGYTVASNVVQWFWEVVKAFNKEDMARLLQFVTGTSKVPLEGFKALQGISGPQRFQVHKAYGAPDRLPSAHTCFNQLDLPEYTSKEQLQERLLLAIHEASEGFGFG